The following proteins are co-located in the Chaetodon auriga isolate fChaAug3 chromosome 23, fChaAug3.hap1, whole genome shotgun sequence genome:
- the LOC143316197 gene encoding striated muscle preferentially expressed protein kinase-like: protein MTPKLARAGPKIFDKVRAFEERRASADLHGGVGSGSASGFGRAASFDLDDSRKKKEGPSKEDDRILQGAAHKRAAFKQRASSLEDKTSYSQRVQSYQSKFAEELQRIKKLVGKPSLKKAYSTEQLSQKERLTTGKLEPIPPQVVKKLEARERAVQDGKFGEREGSSTSEFSLQAQGKGLGSQSNNSEKRKMTQPDSLGKPADGSSRGSAGKICVTMETAPVHQLPGQPLPTATRTSLTRETQQSSPAADKDATVATSQKSSFRDVGTDSKRDTKMDKKADPRSPSPHGKRASPVTVREAGSQYPPKPPRLTPSPTPSISPLLKRRKAEVGRTSPALKVNIPTILVEDEPMETECVADRDEGTKARRKEGKVRKSKKGRSVQPRSPEEGGSSDDSYLSADEEPGEGPRFDRPLEDTTASGDAEAVLKCVVTGSPPPTVTWRKNNVEIRSDALHVVKAEGEKHSLVIKQMRPNNAGSYCVTAVNPAGRASCSATLYIQSEPTHMQCGRPAGALEVSSPTQSDEEYLSPQEEAMELGDSPALSKRVHFKEPPSFQVAPCDQGVTEGQDVVISVKVSGQPKPMVYWLKDRITVKTAGRFAVQETDDGTSEMRIGSAQRSDAGLYVCKIINEYGTKQAECRVEVKAAAAAQTALRISREVKDVAVRAGESAMFECHIAGPPDVDVDWLSNGRLIQPALLNCKMHFDGKRCRLLLNSVHEDDSGTYTCKLSTAKEELTSSANLKVTPSKEPLFTRKLDILEVIEGRTARFDCKVSGLPAPRVTWMHFETRVEEGDNVRILQEGGRHSLVITHVSSDTEGFYTVVAQNVHGQSECTAELYMQEPRAAISSHMSKLEKMPSIPEEPEVLESEVERRTMPDFVKPLADMEVIEGKEAVLKCKVAGLPYPTIGWYHNGKRIESSEERKMTQYRDVHSLVIRSACHAHGGVYKAVISNKVGKAACYAHLYVTDIVPDPPDGPPMIEAITGKTISLSWRRPKRLDSSFDSGSLLYVVQQQPLGSIQWSVVASNLRETSYTVTSLSKGVRYAFRVLTSTGKTSSKPSPSTDLVQLLDRGPYLRKAPAILDKPDIVYVVENQPASITLTLNHVHAVVTWKRRGVALVNKPGMYEMSMPDDDQHTLKLQRVRSTDVGQLVVTACNQFGSDLCTLQLAMAVPPKFESIMEDVDVHVGEMSRLAVVVEGKPDPDILWYKDDVLLSESSHFTFVYDDPEYSLVVLNARPEHSGVYTCTAKNLAGSNSCKAELTVHTERKEAAEPMEDEGTILRKMRRLTDYYDSHKEIGRGAFSYVKRVTQKKGKAEFAAKFISARGKRKALALGEMDLLSELDNERILYFHDAFEKKNVVVLITELCHEELLERMAKKTSVKELEIRCSIQQVLEGLRYLHQKNIAHLDIKPENILMAGPGSDQIRICDFGYAMKVEASEEYYCKYGTPEYVAPEIVNQTPVSTATDIWPVGVITYLCLTGVSPFAGENDRATALNIRNYNVAFEESMFSDLCKEAKGFVIKLLVVDRLRPSAIECLRHPWFKSPTNKSISTAMLKQVLSRRRWQRSLISYKSKMVMRSIPELLNDSSSHVSIAVARHLKEGSPPPSSSSDSDADVDELPFIPMPLSMVFSGSRVSLNEIPGDEDVTVWPSVAADGIRKKDDMEVAGRRVGTNKIEEETPNEEKMEKTRRAPLKKGSSVESEDSQTKARRATMRRGSSADSALLLHVDPEEGNSSNEEPSSKSLKKAVSMELPNRSPSPGAAKLSQEDYALKLELMRQRLLRGGNMDKKMSGLRGPLFETLGMEDERRTGSLDRNLRRSRTGPSTLTRAASSESPGEDMPQTKVFRKSSSFTQGDSEPMPLHRRFGAPLEIPSVGNGSIEGKKLQEATSMSALTEQTTLESTSASPTKRTSFVLPAPGRLDQQLKQNNVKEHEEMQSERNMDGITEKRTKTQLEKADKEEPESRSPSVITPIIVIEEDDEEEERKENQELHIQEKDTKADEESPQNRKPSSAYTSVIQAVAVSQTPDEAQSKHPTAAAKPNDTKSTDAPTLPEHAAVFAKVATADRSPGSVSTSSNPDLPAAPRQPVLRTDIKDIDSEEVFEARFKKRESSLTRGLRKLTRNKSEEKSPVLSRKGGEEVYRPGPRGAPLEMVSRGLQEKSKSVQDLREEEKETGLGLIGRFSLRAKRSTSADKKGEKPKEEKHQDVQETAASKRVSWALGRSKSLDTKELSIAQRQLDEREQRKAEESSVSAMRRKFESKVAGISAKIRTQSEERKDKEGSQKELAQRDLKNVTDSPVVAMRQKFENKVAGMSTKSRSQSEERKGDGEGKRTPLFTRHRHSQSEGRGLKGMGIPENQLAKQAGAGASKESIESSSSIHSEKASESDRRSRWDRWGLTRGKRDKTPSQSDQASSAPKEEGLSKSQQFIRSASDFAPVFHIKLKDHVLLEGEPVTVSCLPAGSPHPEITWMKDRKPLEVDDRINLISHPDGRQLLMIMKSSRRDAGVYECVATNPIATITTSCTLSIACLPKRPGTPEVPQTYNNTALVLWKPADTKPPCSYVLERKTEGDSNWLTVATGVVDCYYNVTDLPAGGTFRFRVACTNKAGQGPYSNCSAPVSLDSTAGGASPAVAVIRTAPPEPVLTSSVTVPPLRPVQNNTPRIPLSTIASSSTSPKHAASPAALPLPATSPSKTVVTPTPPPSLPSNPTTNPPLAPAGATAEDAQKLSSTLPSSPTVKSPPPFVLPKPQSPVNVVSPMTQTPPVSPPPPLVIPPLTPTKPASVPTYVPTTTATARVAPTPVSFSPQVLQASSLSPIGEGASTPTRGTPTGRTTSTALRQGVPQKPYTFLDEKARGRFGVVRECRENATGKMYMAKIIPYSQESKQDVLKEYEILKSLHNEKVMALHEAYVTPRYLVLVAEYCTGKELLYSLVDRFRYSEDDVVGYLVQILQGVEYLHNRRVLHLDLKPDNIMVSNLNAIKIVDFGSAQSFNPLSLKHQDSGAGTLEYMAPEMVKGEVVGPPADVWSVGVVAYIMLSGRLPFEDKDPLQIESKILMAKFDPTKLYPNVSQSASAFLKKMLSSYPWARPTTRDCFAQAWLQDSYLMKLRRQTLTFTSSRLKEFLVEQQCRRTEGATKHKVLLRTYQSSPQSPASGTAPPVPSPK, encoded by the exons atgacACCCAAACTGGCTCGTGCTGGGCCCAAGATCTTTGACAAGGTCCGTGCTTTTGAGGAGCGAAGGGCTAGTGCGGATCTGCACGGGGGCGTCGGATCTGGTTCAGCATCTGGTTTTGGACGAGCAGCTTCATTCGACTTGGATGacagcagaaagaagaaagaaggcCCCAGCAAAGAGGACGACCGAATCCTGCAGGGCGCAGCTCACAAGAGGGCGGCGTTCAAGCAACGGGCCTCTTCTTTAGAGGACAAGACGAGCTACTCCCAGAGGGTCCAGAGCTACCAGAGCAAGTTCGCcgaagagctgcagaggatcAAGAAACTTGTGGGGAAACCAAGCTTGAAGAAGGCATATTCCACTGAGCAGCTGTCGCAGAAAGAGAGGCTGACCACAGGGAAACTGGAGCCCATCCCTCCCCAAGTGGTTAAAAAGTTGGAGGCGAGGGAACGAGCGGTGCAGGATGGAAAATTtggggagagggaagggagcAGCACATCAGAGTTTTCTCTGCAGGCCCAAGGCAAAGGTCTGGGGAGTCAAAGTAACAACTCTGAAAAGCGTAAGATGACACAGCCAGATTCACTGGGGAAACCAGCGGATGGCTCATCACGAGGAAGCGCAGGGAAAATCTGCGTTACCATGGAGACAGCACCAGTTCACCAGTTACCAGGACAACCATTGCCAACAGCCACAAGGACAAGCCTCACCAG GGAAACCCAACAAAGCTCTCCGGCAGCTGACAAAGACGCCACTGTTGCCACATCTCAAAAATCCTCCTTCAGAGATGTGGGGACGGACTCAAAGAGGGACACAAAGATGGACAAAAAAGCAGACCCTCGATCGCCAAGCCCACATGGAAAGAGAGCATCCCCAGTAACTGTGAGGGAAGCCGGGTCCCAGTATCCACCCAAGCCCCCCCGGCTCACCCCATCACCCACTCCTTCCATCAGTCCTCTCCTGAAAAGGAGAAAGGCGGAGGTGGGTCGGACGTCTCCGGCCTTGAAAGTGAACATCCCCACTATCCTGGTGGAGGATGAACCCATGGAGACAGAATGTGTTGCAGACAGGGATGAGGGAACCAAGGCCAgaaggaaagaggggaaagTTCGTAAGAGCAAGAAGGGCCGTTCTGTTCAACCCAGATCTCCAGAGGAAG GGGGCTCATCTGATGACTCCTACCTGTCAGCTGATGAGGAGCCAGGAGAGGGCCCACGGTTTGACAGGCCCCTGGAAGACACCACGGCATCCGGCGACGCCGAGGCCGTTCTGAAATGTGTCGTGACGGGGAGCCCGCCCCCGACAG tGACATGGAGGAAGAATAATGTGGAGATACGGAGCGATGCCCTCCATGTGGTTAAGGCCGAGGGTGAGAAACACAGTCTGGTGATAAAGCAGATGAGGCCGAACAACGCAGGGTCGTACTGCGTTACAGCTGTCAACCCCGCGGGCAGAGCATCTTGCAGCGCCACACTCTATATCCAATCAG AGCCAACCCACATGCAATGTGGGAGACCGGCTGGGGCCTTGGAAGTCAGCAGTCCGACCCAGTCAGACGAGGAGTATCTGAGCCCTCAGGAGGAGGCGATGGAGCTCGGGGACTCACCTGCTCTGAGTAAAAGAGTCCACTTCAAAGAACCTCCCTCATTTCAG GTGGCACCATGTGACCAGGGGGTAACTGAGGGTCAAGATGTCGTCATCTCAGTGAAGGTCAGCGGGCAGCCCAAACCCATGGTTTACTG GTTGAAGGACAGAATCACAGTGAAGACAGCGGGACGCTTCGCCGTGCAAGAGACAGACGACGGCACCAGTGAAATGAGAATCGGCTCAGCTCAGAGGTCAGATGCGGGCCTGTACGTCTGCAAGATCATCAACGAGTACGGAACCAAGCAAGCGGAGTGCAGAgtggaggtcaaag CAGCGGCTGCAGCACAAACGGCACTGAGAATCAGCAGGGAGGTAAAAGATGTGGCGGTGAGGGCCGGAGAGTCGGCCATGTTCGAGTGTCACATCGCAGGACCTCCAGATGTCGACGTGGACTGGCTGTCCAATGGGAGGCTGATCCAGCCGGCGTTGCTCAACTGCAAAATGCACTTTGATGGCAAGAG GTGCCGTCTGCTGTTGAATTCAGTACACGAGGATGATAGTGGAACATACACTTGCAAGCTGAGCACTGCCAAAG AGGAGTTGACCTCAAGTGCAAACCTGAAGGTCACCCCATCCAAGGAGCCGCTGTTTACCCGTAAGCTGGACATCCTGGAGGTCATCGAAGGTCGCACTGCCCGGTTTGACTGTAAGGTGAGCGGCCTACCTGCTCCACGAGTCACATGGATGCATTTTG AGACGAGAGTGGAGGAGGGTGATAATGTTCGCATCCTTCAAGAAGGGGGTCGTCACTCGCTTGTCATCACCCACGTGAGCAGCGACACAGAGGGCTTCTACACAGTGGTCGCTCAAAACGTCCACGGACAGTCTGAATGCACCGCGGAGCTCTACATGCAAGAACCTCGAGCGGCCATCTCCTCTCACAT GTCCAAGCTGGAGAAGATGCCATCCATCCCCGAGGAGCCGGAGGTGCTGGAGAgcgaggtggagaggaggaccaTGCCAGACTTTGTCAAACCTCTGGCCGACATGGAGGTGATTGAAGGCAAAGAGGCGGTGCTGAAATGCAAGGTGGCGGGCCTGCCCTACCCGACCATCGGCTGGTACCACAACGGCAAGCGCATCGAGAGCAGCGAAGAGCGCAAAATGACCCAGT ACAGGGATGTCCACAGTCTGGTCATTCGGAGCGCCTGTCACGCCCATGGGGGCGTCTACAAGGCCGTCATCTCCAATAAAGTGGGCAAAGCAGCCTGCTATGCACATCTATACGTCACAG acaTTGTTCCCGACCCCCCCGATGGTCCTCCCATGATTGAGGCTATTACAGGGAAAACTATAAgcctcagctggaggagaccgAAGAGGCTTGACTCTTCATTTG ACTCTGGCTCCTTGCTGTATgtggtccagcagcagcctctgggCTCTATCCAGTGGTCTGTCGTGGCGTCTAACCTGAGGGAGACCAGCTACACTGTCACCTCCCTGTCCAAGGGAGTCCGCTACGCTTTCAGAGTCCTGACGTCCACCGGGAAGACATCAAGCAAACCATCACCCTCTACTGACCTGGTCCAGCTGCTGGACAGAG GACCCTATCTGAGGAAAGCACCGGCCATTTTGGACAAACCGGACATTGTTTACGTGGTTGAGAACCAACCTGCGAGCATCACCCTTACGCTGAACCATGTGCATGCAGTTGTCACCTGGAAAAG GAGGGGAGTGGCGTTGGTCAACAAACCGGGGATGTATGAGATGAGCATGCCAGACGACGATCAGCACACCCTGAAGCTTCAGAGAGTCAGAAGCACAGACGTCGGCCAGTTGGTGGTCACGGCCTGCAACCAGTTTGGCAGCGACCTCTGCACGCTTCAGCTGGCCATGGCAG TGCCTCCTAAATTTGAAAGCATCATGGAGGACGTGGACGTGCACGTTGGGGAGATGTCCCGTCTGGCTGTTGTGGTTGAAGGGAAACCAGACCCAGATATTCTGTGGTATAAG GATGATGTGCTTCTCTCTGAGAGCAGCCACTTCACATTTGTGTACGATGACCCAGAATATTCCCTGGTTGTCCTCAACGCCCGCCCCGAACACTCCGGCGTGTACACCTGCACTGCGAAGAACCTGGCCGGCTCCAACTCCTGCAAGGCTGAACTCACAGTTCATACAG AGCGAAAAGAAGCAGCGGAGCCAATGGAGGACGAGGGAACCATTCTGAGGAAGATGAGGCGTTTGACGGATTACTACGATAGCCACAAAGAGATAGGGAG GGGTGCCTTCTCCTACGTGAAGAGGGTGACTCAGAAAAAGGGAAAGGCCGAGTTCGCTGCCAAGTTCATTTCTGCGCGAGGAAAGAGGAAAGCCTTGGCACTCGGAGAGATGGACCTGCTGTCTGAGCTGGACAACGAGAGGATTCTCTATTTCCACGATGCCTTTGAGAAGAAGAACGTGGTGGTGCTCATCACAGAGCT ATGTCACGAGGAGTTGCTGGAAAGAATGGCCAAAAAAACAAGCGTCAAGGAActggag aTCCGCTGTAGTATTCAGCAGGTTTTGGAAGGTCTTCGTTATCTCCACCAAAAAAACATTGCCCACCTTGACATTAAG cctgaaaacattttaatggcAGGTCCTGGGAGTGACCAGATCCGCATTTGTGACTTTGGCTATGCCATGAAAGTGGAGGCTTCGGAGGAGTACTACTGCAAATACGGCACGCCAGAATATGTTGCACCAGAGATTGTTAACCAAACTCCCGTCTCCACAGCAACAGACATATG GCCTGTTGGTGTCATCACTTACCTCTG CCTGACCGGTGTGTCTCCTTTTGCTGGCGAGAATGACAGAGCCACCGCCTTAAACATCCGCAACTACAATGTGGCGTTTGAGGAGAGCATGTTTTCTGACCTCTGCAAGGAAGCCAAGGGATTTGTCATCAAGCTTTTGGTGGTGGACAGACT GAGGCCCAGTGCCATCGAGTGCCTTCGTCATCCTTGGTTCAAG TCACCAACGAACAAGAGCATCAGCACAGCAATGCTGAAGCAAGTTTTGTCTAGAAGGCGATGGCAG CGTTCCCTTATCAGCTACAAGTCCAAGATGGTGATGCGGTCCATCCCGGAGCTTTTGAATGACTCATCCAGCCATGTCTCCATTGCTGTGGCACGGCATTTAAAAGAAGGCTCCccaccaccctcctcttcctctgactcgGATGCAGACGTGGATGAGCTTCCCTTTATTCCTATGCCACTGTCCATGGTTTTTTCTGGGTCCAGGGTCTCCCTTAATGAGATCCCCGGGGATGAAGATGTCACAGTATGGCccagtgttgctgctgatggGATAAGGAAAAAGGATGACATGGAGGTAGCAGGTAGGAGAGTAGGGACTAACAAAATTGAAGAGGAAACCCCaaatgaggagaaaatggaaaagacaAGACGAGCTCCCCTTAAAAAGGGATCAAGTGTGGAGTCAGAGGATTCACAGACAAAAGCCAGGCGGGCTACCATGAGGAGAGGCAGCTCTGCTGATTCAGCACTGCTTCTCCATGTTGACCCAGAAGAGGGAAACTCCAGCAACGAAGAACCAAGTAGCAAAAGCCTGAAAAAGGCTGTTTCTATGGAACTACCAAATCGCAGTCCAAGCCCTGGAGCGGCAAAGTTAAGCCAGGAGGATTATGCCCTAAAACTGGAACTGATGAGACAGAGGTTGCTCAGGGGGGGAAACATGGACAAAAAGATGAGCGGCCTGCGAGGCCCCTTGTTTGAAACACTCGGCATGGAAGATGAGAGGCGGACAGGGTCTCTTGATCGCAATTTGAGGAGATCCAGAACGGGGCCATCAACACTCACCAGAGCAGCATCTTCTGAGAGTCCTGGGGAGGACATGCCACAGACCAAAGTTTTTCGTAAAAGCTCCTCCTTCACTCAGGGGGATTCTGAGCCCATGCCCCTACACCGCAGGTTTGGAGCCCCCTTAGAGATCCCATCAGTGGGCAACGGGAGCATAGAGGGGAAGAAGCTTCAGGAGGCGACATCAATGTCCGCACTAACAGAGCAAACAACACTGGAATCTACATCTGCCTCACCTACAAAGAGGACCTCCTTTGTACTCCCAGCACCAGGGAGACTGGACCAACAGCTAAAACAGAACAATGTGAAAGAACATGAGGAAATGCAAAGTGAGAGGAACATGGATGGAATAACAGAGAAAAGGACCAAAACCCAGTTAGAAAAGGCAGATAAAGAAGAACCTGAGTCGAGATCACCCTCTGTAATTACTCCAATAATTGTGatagaggaggatgatgaagaagaagagagaaaagaaaatcaggaGTTACATATTCAAGAAAAGGACACGAAGGCGGACGAGGAATCACCACAGAACCGTAAACCATCATCTGCATATACAAGTGTCATTCAAGCTGTCGCAGTGTCTCAAACACCTGACGAGGCTCAATCCAAACATCCCACTGCTGCAGCCAAGCCAAATGATACAAAATCCACAGATGCGCCCACATTACCGGAACACGCAGCAGTATTTGCCAAAGTAGCAACTGCCGACCGATCTCCTGGTTCTGTTTCCACATCATCAAACCCTGATCTTCCTGCCGCCCCCCGCCAGCCTGTGCTCAGAACAGACATCAAAGACATCGACTCAGAGGAAGTCTTTGAAGCCAGGTTTAAGAAGCGGGAGTCGTCTTTGACCCGTGGCCTCCGAAAACTCACCAGAAACAAATCAGAGGAGAAATCACCTGTACTGAGCCGGAAGGGGGGTGAAGAGGTTTACAGGCCGGGGCCAAGGGGGGCGCCTCTTGAAATGGTATCCAGAGGACTACAGGAGAAATCCAAATCTGTTCAAGATttaagagaggaagagaaggaaacagGCCTCGGTCTAATTGGGAGGTTCTCCCTGCGAGCAAAGAGGTCAACATCCGCTGATAAGAAGGGTGAGAAaccaaaggaggaaaaacatcagGATGTGCAGGAAACTGCTGCAAGCAAGAGGGTTTCATGGGCTCTTGGTCGCAGTAAGTCCCTGGATACAAAGGAGCTGAGCATTGCACAGAGGCAGCTGGAtgagagagaacaaagaaaagcagaggagtcATCGGTTTCTGCTATGAGGCGCAAATTTGAGTCCAAAGTGGCCGGAATCTCTGCCAAAATAAGGAcccagtcagaggagaggaaggataAAGAGGGAAGTCAGAAAGAGCTGGCACAAAGGGATTTGAAGAATGTCACAGATTCCCCCGTCGTGGCAATGCGACAAAAGTTTGAGAACAAAGTGGCAGGAATGTCCACGAAATCCCGCAGTCAgtctgaggagagaaaaggggacggagagggaaagaggaccCCGCTGTTTACCCGCCATCGTCATTCCCAGTCCGAGGGGCGAGGACTCAAAGGAATGGGCATCCCCGAGAATCAGCTCGCGAAACAGGCCGGCGCTGGTGCATCCAAGGAATCGATTGAATCCTCTTCTAGCATCCATTCCGAAAAAGCCTCAGAGAGTGACAGGCGATCGCGGTGGGACAGGTGGGGTCTGACACGGGGCAAGAGAGACAAAACCCCCTCCCAATCTGATCAGGCCTCATCCGCCCCCAAAGAGGAAGGTCTGTCAAAAAGCCAGCAGTTCATCCGCTCTGCTTCAGATTTCGCCCCCGTGTTCCACATCAAGCTGAAAGACCACGTCTTGTTGGAGGGGGAACCTGTCACTGTCAGCTGCCTTCCAGCCGGAAGTCCACATCCAGAAATCACATGGATGAAAG ATCGGAAACCGCTGGAGGTGGACGACAGAATCAACCTGATCTCCCACCCAGACGGCAGGCAGCTTCTTATGATCATGAAGTCCAGCAGGAGGGACGCTGGAGTTTATGAGTGTGTCGCTACCAACCCCATAGCTACCATCACCACCTCCTGCACACTGTCCATAGCTT GTCTCCCAAAAAGACCAGGGACCCCTGAGGTCCCCCAGACTTACAACAACACAGCCCTGGTGCTGTGGAAGCCAGCAGACACCAAACCTCCCTGCAGCTACGTCctggaaagaaagacagaag GTGATTCCAACTGGCTGACTGTGGCCACTGGAGTTGTCGACTGCTACTACAATGTCACAGACCTaccagcaggtggcaccttTAGGTTCCGCGTGGCCTGCACCAACAAGGCTGGACAGGGACCCTACAGCAACTGCTCAGCTCCAGTCAGCCTGGACTCCACAG ctggaggagcttCACCTGCTGTGGCCGTCATAAGGACAGCTCCACCTGAACCAGTCCTGACCTCCTCAGTGACTGTGCCTCCACTCAGACCAGTCCAGAACAACACCCCCAGGATACCTCTCTCCACCAttgcttcctcctccacctccccaaaACACGCAGCCTCCCCTGCGGCTTTACCTCTTCCAGCAACATCGCCATCCAAAACAGTGGTCACTCCCACCCCCCCGCCCTCCCTGCCTTCCAACCCGACAACGAACCCCCCATTAGCTCCTGCAGGCGCAACCGCTGAGGACGCTCAAAAACTAAGCTCCACTCTTCCTTCTTCACCCACAGTTAAATCACCTCCACCCTTTGTCCTCCCCAAACCCCAGAGTCCAGTAAACGTGGTGTCTCCTATGACCCAGACCCCACCTGTATCACCGCCACCCCCTCTTGTAATCCCGCCATTGACGCCAACCAAACCAGCCTCTGTGCCCACATACGtccccaccaccaccgccactgCTCGCGTGGCCCCGACTCCCGTCTCCTTTTCCCCACAAGTACTCCAGGCCTCCAGCCTGAGCCCCATAGGTGAAGGAGCCAGTACCCCCACAAGAGGCACCCCAACAGGACGCACCACCTCCACTGCTCTACGACAGGGGGTTCCACAGAAACCCTACACTTTCCTGGATGAGAAAGCCAG GGGTCGTTTTGGAGTCGTCAGAGAGTGCCGCGAGAACGCGACAGGCAAAATGTACATGGCAAAGATCATTCCCTACAGCCAGGAGAGCAAGCAGGACGTCCTGAAGGAGTATGAGATCCTGAAATCCCTTCACAACGAGAAGGTCATGGCCCTGCACGAAGCCTACGTCACGCCGCGCTACCTGGTGCTGGTGGCAGAGTACTGCACGGGCAAAGAGCTGCTGTACAGCCTCGTAGACAG GTTCCGTTACTCCGAGGACGACGTGGTGGGTTACTTGGTCCAGATCCTCCAGGGGGTCGAGTACCTCCACAACCGGCGCGTCCTCCACCTGGACCTCAAGCCAGACAACATCATGGTGTCAAACCTCAACGCCATCAAGATCGTGGACTTTGGAAGCGCTCAGAGCTTCAACCCCCTCAGCCTCAAACACCAGGACTCAGGAGCAGGAACTCTGGAGTACATGG CTCCTGAGATGGTGAAAGGTGAAGTGGTGGGTCCTCCTGCAGATGTTTGGTCTGTTGGAGTTGTCGCCTACATCAT